A window of the Butyricimonas virosa genome harbors these coding sequences:
- a CDS encoding lactate utilization protein: MEQAIIDQTIKALERNHFEVYLANDRQKARDIFFQEIFDKIKPTTISWGDSETMKATGILSEIKQRPDCILIRTFQDGYSRVQKTYWRRQALLADLFVTGTNALTRQGQLVNVDMVGNRVAGITFGPEHVVLFIGTNKITDNIEQAMERIRTIAAPLNAIRHPHLHTPCQTTRTCMNCQSTDRLCNTWTITEKSLPQKRIKIILINESLGL; this comes from the coding sequence ATGGAACAAGCAATTATTGATCAAACCATAAAAGCCCTCGAAAGAAATCATTTCGAAGTTTACCTTGCCAACGATCGGCAAAAAGCTAGAGATATTTTCTTTCAAGAAATTTTTGACAAAATAAAACCGACCACTATTTCATGGGGAGATTCCGAAACGATGAAAGCCACGGGCATCCTTTCCGAGATCAAACAACGACCGGACTGTATCCTTATCCGAACTTTCCAAGACGGTTACAGCCGGGTCCAAAAAACATACTGGCGCCGCCAAGCCCTCCTTGCCGATTTATTCGTCACGGGGACCAATGCCCTCACCCGACAAGGCCAACTCGTCAACGTGGACATGGTAGGTAACCGGGTAGCAGGCATCACCTTCGGCCCGGAACACGTCGTCCTATTCATTGGCACGAATAAAATCACGGATAACATCGAGCAAGCCATGGAACGTATTCGCACGATAGCCGCCCCTCTCAACGCTATCCGCCACCCCCATTTACACACTCCTTGCCAGACGACACGAACCTGCATGAACTGCCAAAGTACTGACCGATTGTGTAACACGTGGACCATCACGGAAAAATCACTCCCTCAAAAACGGATTAAAATTATCCTTATCAATGAATCATTAGGCTTATAA